Proteins found in one Chaetodon auriga isolate fChaAug3 chromosome 12, fChaAug3.hap1, whole genome shotgun sequence genomic segment:
- the plxdc2a gene encoding plexin domain-containing protein 2, which yields MRYELRGRMAMTLTKTVNLITGMVIVFQFQLSFMKLKSVSGVQRTDTQELSPSEGRSYAVTGTGKPRERRWVARPGLPGWAADKRGHYRDRHQPEESDVDLLMEEGHDNSTQIVDIDHAYYTSKIYSPGDTAGKELWVNVDEMEEDEWKVCGFLSSAHRQAERVTLSFDFPFYGHVLKEITVATGGFIYTGDIIHRMLTATQYIAPLMANFDPSLSKNSTVFYFDNGTALVVQWNRIHLQDNISLGPFTFQAVLHSDGRIVFSYKEVPIDISDISTENHPVKVGLSDAFVVLHDIEQIPNVRRRTIYEYHKVDILKSKISNSTAVEMLPLPTCLQFSSCGPCVTSQIGFNCSWCSRLQRCSSGFDRNRQDWVDLGCPEERRDPRCLRMTDATNSTSHHLTRTTTTATTTMQQRASSLTSTPLSKTSAVTNPSTGSSTSRRIISTLQTPTSKPADVFTFALSLRVHRPVCPAGDEETTGKSDERLQIGLLAGIVMVMIIMAAAVLMSVYMYNHPTSSVSLFFMERRPTHWPVMKFRRGSSRPSYAEVEAPGQDKDSMVVIDPKQSFVMSDRRESEQKEGFIVPDQRERFLVSESS from the exons ATGCGCTATGAGCTGAGAGGAAGGATGGCGATGACCCTGACAAAGACAGTGAATCTCATCACAGGGATGGTCATTGTTTTCCAGTTTCAACTGAGCTTCATGAAGCTGAAATCAGTTTCTG GAGTGCAGCGGACTGACACACAGGAGCTGTCTCCATCAGAGGGAAGGTCGTATGCCGTCACAGGGACCGGCAAACccagggagaggaggtgggtAGCCAGGCCTGGGCTGCCTGGCTGGGCTGCAGATAAGAGGGGCCACTACAGAGACCGGCACCAACCAGAAGAGTCCGATGTAGACCTGCTGATGGAGGAGGGGCACGACAATTCTACACAGATTGTG GACATTGATCACGCCTACTACACATCTAAGATCTACAGTCCTGGAGACACAGCTGGTAAAGAGCTGTGGGTGAATGTCGATGAGATGGAAGAGGATGAGTGGAAGGTCTGTGGCTTCCTGTCCAGCGCCCACAGACAAGCTGAG AGAGTGACTCTGTCCTTCGACTTCCCTTTCTACGGTCATGTACTAAAAGAGATCACGGTGGCAACTGGAG GTTTCATTTACACTGGAGACATAATCCACCGAATGCTCACAGCCACTCAGTACATCGCCCCCCTGATGGCAAATTTTGACCCCAGTCTGTCCAAAAACTCGACCGTTTTCTACTTTGATAATG GCACTGCACTGGTGGTTCAGTGGAACCGGATTCACCTGCAGGACAACATCAGTCTTGGACCCTTCACCTTCCAGGCTGTTCTGCACAGCGACGGACGCATCGTGTTTTCTTACAAAGAG GTTCCTATAgacatcagtgacatcagtaCAGAGAATCATCCTGTCAAAGTGGGCTTGTCGGATGCTTTCGTGGTGCTTCATGACATAGAGCAGATCCCCA ATGTTCGGAGGAGAACCATTTATGAGTATCACAAAGTCGACATCCTCAAGTCCAAAATCTCCAATTCTACAGCTGTGGAGATGCTGCCTCTCCCCA CGTGTCTCCAGTTCTCCAGCTGTGGTCCATGTGTCACTTCTCAGATTGGCTTTAACTGCAGCTGGTGCAGTCGGCTACAAAG ATGCTCCAGTGGCTTCGATCGGAACCGGCAGGACTGGGTTGACCTCGGCTGCCCGGAGGAG agaCGAGATCCCCGTTGTCTCCGAATGACCGACGCCACAAACAGCACATCTCACCACCTCACACGTACGACCACTACTGCTACGACCACAAtgcagcagagggcctccagcCTGACCTCCACCCCCCTCAGCAAGACGTCCGCTGTCACCAACCCCTCAAcaggcagcagcaccagcagaagAATCATATCCACTCTACAGACTCCTACGAGCAAACCTGCAGACG TGTTTACATTCGCGCTATCACTGAGAGTCCATCGTCCCGTCTGTCCAGCAGGAGACGAGGAGACCACGGGAAAGAGTGACGAGCGGCTGCAGATTGGTTTACTGGCGGGCATCGTCATGGTGATGATCATCATGGCAGCAGCCGTCCTTATGTCTGTCTACATGTACAACCACCCGACCTCCAGCGTCAGCCTCTTCTTCATGGAG CGGCGGCCGACGCACTGGCCAGTCATGAAGTTCAGGCGGGGCTCCAGTCGCCCCTCTTACGCCGAGGTGGAGGCTCCTGGTCAGGACAAAGACAGCATGGTGGTCATCGACCCCAAGCAGTCTTTTGTCATgtcagacagaagagagagtgaACAGAAAGAAGGATTCATAGTTCCTGATCAGAGGGAGCGCTTCCTAGTCTCCGAGAGCTCCTGA